In Phaseolus vulgaris cultivar G19833 chromosome 10, P. vulgaris v2.0, whole genome shotgun sequence, a single genomic region encodes these proteins:
- the LOC137812779 gene encoding protein SCAR2-like, which produces MPLSKYRVRNEYSLADPELYRAADKDDPEALLEAVAMAGLVGLLRQLGDLAEFAAEIFHDLHEEVMVTAARGHGLMARVKQLEAEVPSLEKAFFSQTHHSSFYTNGGIDWHPNLQSEQNLVTRGDLPRFIMDSYEECRGPPRLFLLDKFDVAGAGACLKRYTDPSFFKIESTSPVNATIEVQREKRIRKIKLKKGARLRDGEAPNVVPSHSKLHQLLLEERIENGYSNPARLVKLKKRQLNGPAVEADVGKSYMEKFLETRSPDQKMVCETSIFPLPVKLTSDDTSETGIKILEISSISPVKRSKGNKNTYSSLDEQDLELKSFSEMNGGTDGDPVKVKEEISSGVTLHISSNNRKLLDVAQLAIDERRKIEGNLDGYHSDDVTSEVDNYMDALTTMESELDTDNEYKPKNRFLNVQKETNTKDKEERQLQAHFSDSQSFGESSMSDDSSSFKQDRNEELIKVQAKSSDSQSTGTSSSLDDNSSLRRDINGQHIELQAHLSDYRSVGNSSTSDKHVSFMKNRSYLPQSDSSSTVIENTPEPSLFTNAKYYGPVVADVPSNQLPQNVEFQHTDCRRSVMHDDAAVHEEEISDSRQACSDRTTSGQWLCSDTGYTSQVVIPAGTESGETSSDPVELKLRLDGDDADKTQEDDAGRTGDDDDDDAGRTGDDDADRKGLAESITSKPVSLSLIKDNACPMNSSDKTSIDNLDDDNPCIHSDDLLQVSNDLGFAHGDESNSHSEIKMFQAGPTDENISEILANRDIDSPGEDPVCLSTKELKVNSGAVLAPEFHDTKDQGSTTATQLNTETVVKVPSMSCFTGVLSSDSIQNKTQEEPGSEEIEVSNPDLASEVDEVPKMVHDDETNGSTCSVDPVEVDSRFKHPSSDNHVMVNDLVTENVQSEDQRVYSVPCVYSAENGVGVITSLVSNQTSPSRGSSDSEEPLLNTHSYKMDLKSNEVELMQSAMDTNAEANENQLAPLLDLTSSDVINSATGNIAKLEESLPIFADSQEREVDEAVSRESTELEDQKIVDQPEIASMDAKLNLNKIVPCDLSDSGTCNIQKFQHSAFVDDAETVPEFSGLDAQQSESIFNGQHDPLQNGRDSFSSPSGNQWGPEADLDLFSKSQIGELVEEYPLRDERNFASEKSQYQKMQYLLEQESNHATSEYVSEIHADEPSPFYSLPHSSSQNAAKLVMDPLMPLLPSHFPKATQNNLDEMPPLPPLPPMQWRMGKVQNASLPSHREELEVSQASVQPIRLDKTSLFGVPISERETSLYQHPFLPVMAVESDKLEHSSGFPVGVSGHPVAIPFQFPIMVNESKGQYNYLFLERNQIPNPFLSLPVASTGMSPHGLIVAPEGKVMQNSNPFVPVPAAAYAVSVHDSIPTEESSTQPPHKLMLETRSDDKSLQQSMTNMVSMDGPPNGHAIDSGGEIVLNSNPCPTIPPAECALSGQDFVSAEEKLPQPPSQLMMEPSSDDKTLKQSVTDGVPMDSPDIHIVASDGEMEQSSNPEPPIPPVECAVPGPGHDSIISEGKLTLPPSQLMSGTSSEVQTLQQSMHNLEGEQECLPISFMSANMESMEPNQSFATNEGGMTMSLDTSDHTSDVESERTNGKPKSKLLRPRNPLIDAVAAHDKSKLRRVTERVMPQIAPKVDERDSLLEQIRTKSFNLKPAVTTRPSIQGPKTNLKLAAILEKANAIRQALAGSDEDDDADWSDS; this is translated from the exons ATGCCGCTCTCGAAGTACCGCGTGCGGAACGAGTACAGCTTGGCGGATCCCGAGCTGTATCGTGCCGCCGACAAAGATGATCCAGAAGCGCTTCTCGAAGCCGTCGCCATGGCCGGTCTCGTTGGACTCTTGCGCCAGCTCGGCGACCTCGCCGA GTTTGCTGCTGAGATTTTCCATGATTTACATGAAGAAGTAATGGTTACTGCTGCAAGAGGCCATGGTCTTATGGCTCGTGTTAAACAACTTGAGGCTGAAGTTCCTTCACTTGAGAAGGCTTTCTTCTCTCAAACTCATCACTCATCATTCTATACTAACGGAG GGATTGATTGGCATCCTAATCTACAGTCTGAACAAAATCTTGTGACTCGTGGAGACTTACCTCGATTTATAATGGATTCATATGAAGAATGTCGGGGCCCTCCAAGACTGTTCCTTCTGGATAA GTTCGATGTAGCTGGGGCTGGGGCATGCCTTAAGCGTTATACTGATCCATCATTCTTTAAAATAGAATCAACTTCTCCTGTAAATGCTACCATAGAAGTTcagagagagaagagaattCGTAAAATCAAG CTGAAGAAAGGAGCAAGGCTGAGGGATGGTGAAGCTCCTAATGTTGTACCATCACATTCAAA ATTACACCAGCTGCTTCTTGAAGAGCGTATTGAAAATGGTTATAGTAATCCTGCACGTCTAGTGAAGTTGAAAAAAAGACAACTGAATGGACCGGCAGTTGAAGCAGATGTTGGTAAGAGTTACATGGAGAAATTTCTGGAAACTCGTTCACCTGATCAAAAAATGGTTTGTGAAACTTCAATCTTTCCACTGCCTGTGAAATTGACATCAGATGATACTAGTGAGACTGGGATTAAAATTCTTGAAATTAGTAGCATCAGTCCTGTGAAAAGGtcaaaaggaaataaaaacacCTATTCATCCCTTGATGAGCAGGACTTAGAACTAAAATCATTTTCAGAAATGAATGGTGGGACTGATGGAGATCCTGTGAAGGTGAAAGAAGAAATCTCATCTGGTGTGACACTTCATATATCTTCTAATAATCGGAAGTTGCTTGATGTAGCACAATTGGCTATTGATGAACGAAGGAAAATAGAAGGCAACTTAGATGGGTACCATTCAGATGACGTGACTAGTGAGGTTGACAATTACATGGATGCTTTAACTACCATGGAATCAGAATTGGATACAGACAACGAGTACAAACCTAAGAATAGATTCTTGAATGTTCAAAAGGAAACAAATACTAAGGATAAAGAAGAACGACAACTACAAGCTCATTTTTCAGATTCTCAATCATTTGGGGAGTCTTCAATGTCTGATGACAGTAGTTCTTTCAAACAAGATAGAAATGAAGAACTTATTAAAGTGCAAGCTAAGTCTTCAGATTCTCAATCAACTGGAACCTCCTCTTCATTAGATGATAATAGTTCACTCAGAAGAGATATAAATGGGCAGCATATAGAACTACAAGCTCACCTCTCAGATTATCGATCTGTTGGAAACTCCTCTACATCAGACAAACATGTTTCTTTCATGAAAAATAGATCCTATTTACCTCAGTCTGATTCATCAAGCACCGTCATTGAAAACACACCAGAACCTTCATTATTCACAAATGCTAAGTATTATGGACCGGTGGTTGCAGATGTGCCATCCAACCAGCTTCCCCAAAATGTTGAGTTCCAACACACAGATTGTAGGAGGTCTGTCATGCATGATGATGCTGCTGTTCATGAAGAAGAGATTTCTGATTCCAGGCAAGCCTGTTCAGATAGGACGACTTCAGGACAGTGGTTGTGTTCAGATACTGGATACACCTCACAAGTGGTCATACCTGCAGGGACTGAATCAGGTGAAACCTCATCTGATCCTGTTGAACTTAAGTTAAGGTTAGATGGTGATGATGCAGACAAAACTCAAGAAGATGATGCAGGCAGAACAggagatgatgatgatgatgatgcagGTAGAACAGGAGATGATGATGCAGACAGAAAAGGGCTTGCAGAATCTATTACTTCCAAACCTGTCTCTCTCTCCCTCATAAAAGATAATGCTTGTCCTATGAATTCTTCTGATAAAACATCAATAGACAACTTGGATGATGATAATCCATGTATTCACTCTGATGATTTGTTACAAGTTTCTAATGATTTGGGATTTGCTCATGGAGATGAATCCAATTCTCATTCTGAAATCAAAATGTTCCAAGCAGGACCTACAGATGAAAACATTTCTGAAATTTTGGCTAATAGAGATATTGATTCACCAGGTGAGGATCCTGTTTGCCTGTCCACCAAAGAATTAAAAGTGAATTCAGGTGCTGTGCTGGCTCCTGAATTTCATGACACAAAAGATCAAGGTTCTACTACAGCAACCCAGCTTAATACAGAGACTGTTGTGAAGGTTCCTTCAATGAGTTGCTTTACTGGGGTTCTTTCCTCTGACtcaattcaaaacaaaacacaGGAGGAACCAGGCTCAGAAGAAATTGAAGTTTCAAATCCTGATCTGGCATCAGAAGTTGACGAGGTACCGAAGATGGTGCATGATGATGAAACAAACGGATCCACCTGCAGTGTTGATCCAGTTGAAGTTGATAGTCGTTTTAAACATCCATCTTCTGATAATcatgtgatggtaaatgatCTGGTCACTGAAAATGTTCAGTCAGAAGATCAACGTGTATATTCTGTCCCATGTGTTTATAGTGCTGAAAATGGTGTGGGTGTCATTACTAGTCTAGTTTCCAATCAGACTTCTCCTTCAAGGGGTTCTTCAGATTCAGAAGAGCCTCTGTTGAATACGCATTCTTATAAAATGGACTTGAAATCCAATGAAGTAGAATTGATGCAAAGTGCCATGGACACAAATGCAGAGGCGAATGAGAATCAATTGGCACCTTTGCTAGATTTAACATCATCTGATGTAATAAATTCTGCAACCGGTAATATTGCGAAGTTAGAAGAATCTCTTCCTATTTTTGCAGATTCACAGGAGAGGGAagttgacgaggcagtttccagagAATCTACAGAACTAGAGGACCAGAAGATAGTGGATCAACCAGAAATTGCTTCTATGGATGCAAAATTGAACCTGAACAaaattgttccttgtgatctTTCTGATTCTGGAACATGTAATATTCAGAAGTTCCAACATAGTGCTTTTGTTGATGATGCTGAAACAGTGCCTGAATTTTCAGGGTTGGATGCCCAGCAGTCAGAATCAATATTTAATGGTCAGCATGATCCACTACAAAATGGCAGAGATAGTTTTTCATCACCTTCGGGGAATCAGTGGGGACCTGAAGCTGATTTAGATCTGTTCTCAAAATCCCAAATTGGTGAACTGGTTGAAGAATATCCACTCAGAGATGAAAGAAACTTTGCCTCTGAGAAATCTCAATATCAGAAGATGCAATATCTATTGGAGCAAGAAAGCAATCATGCTACTTCTGAATATGTGTCAGAAATACACGCAGATGAGCCATcaccattttattccttgccacattCATCTAGTCAGAATGCTGCAAAACTTGTCATGGATCCATTGATGCCTCTTCTTCCTAGCCACTTTCCCAAGGCAACTCAAAATAATCTTGATGAGATGCCACCTTTGCCTCCTCTACCGCCTATGCAATGGAGAATGGGAAAGGTTCAAAATGCTTCCCTACCTTCACATAGAGAAGAATTAGAAGTAAGTCAGGCTTCAGTCCAGCCAATTAGGCTGGATAAAACATCTCTATTTGGTGTGCCAATTTCTGAGAGAGAGACCTCGTTGTATCAGCATCCATTTTTGCCTGTCATGGCTGTGGAAAGTGATAAGCTCGAACATTCTTCTGGGTTTCCTGTTGGTGTTTCAGGGCATCCTGTTGCTATTCCTTTTCAATTTCCTATCATGGTTAATGAATCAAAAGGTCAATATAATTACCTATTTCTGGAGAGAAACCAAATTCCGAATCCCTTCTTATCCTTACCTGTGGCATCTACAGGCATGTCTCCTCATGGTCTCATTGTTGCTCCTGAGGGAAAAGTGATGCAGAATTCAAACCCATTTGTGCCTGTACCAGCAGCTGCATATGCTGTTTCAGTGCATGATTCCATCCCTACAGAAGAAAGTTCAACTCAACCTCCACATAAGTTAATGTTGGAGACTAGATCCGATGATAAATCACTTCAACAGAGTATGACTAATATGGTATCTATGGACGGGCCTCCAAATGGTCACGCAATTGATTCTGGGGGAGAAATTGTACTGAATTCAAACCCTTGCCCTACAATTCCACCTGCTGAATGTGCTCTTTCTGGACAGGATTTCGTTTCAGCTGAAGAAAAACTGCCTCAGCCTCCAAGTCAATTAATGATGGAGCCTAGTTCAGATGATAAAACACTTAAGCAGTCTGTTACTGATGGGGTACCAATGGACAGTCCTGACATTCACATTGTTGCTTCCGATGGAGAAATGGAACAAAGTTCTAACCCAGAGCCTCCAATTCCACCTGTTGAATGTGCTGTTCCCGGGCCTGGACATGATTCTATCATTTCTGAAGGAAAACTGACTCTACCTCCAAGTCAATTAATGTCAGGGACTAGTTCTGAAGTTCAAACCCTGCAGCAGTCTATGCATAATTTGGAAGGGGAACAAGAATGTTTGCCTATCTCATTCATGTCTGCAAACATGGAAAGTATGGAGCCTAATCAGAGTTTCGCAACCAATGAAGGGGGAATGACAATGTCCTTGGATACATCTGATCATACTTCAGACGTGGAGAGTGAAAGAACTAATGGAAAACCAAAGAGTAAGCTTCTTCGTCCTCGAAATCCTCTAATAGATGCTGTTGCTGCTCATGACAAAAGCAAG CTTAGGAGGGTTACCGAACGGGTCATGCCTCAAATTGCACCGAAGGTAGATGAAAGAGATTCTCTACTAGAACAGATAAGAACAAAG TCCTTCAACTTGAAGCCTGCTGTGACTACGCGACCTAGCATTCAAGGTccaaaaacaaatttgaagCTTGCAGCCATCTTGGAGAAAGCAAACGCAATTCGCCAG GCTTTGGCTGGAAGTGATGAAGATGACGATGCGGATTGGAGCGATTCTTGA